The proteins below come from a single Amphiura filiformis chromosome 15, Afil_fr2py, whole genome shotgun sequence genomic window:
- the LOC140170764 gene encoding uncharacterized protein F54H12.2-like — translation MSLVSNHSCPCSKTETDLFSVPPTQTDILSSQFLEYKPLNAVTSDGPLEFTVPGSPDGYLDLSQTQLYVRAKITLPDGADIPQDAPVGPTNLFLHSMFNQVDVHLNDRMVSVASNTYAYRAMIETLLTYGSDATKSHLTSSLFYKDTPYKMDICDPALIDDEANVGLKKRARFTHNSRVVDMVGMIHSDIFCQEKFLLGGVDLKLKLHRSKNEFCLLRGIRPQIQQPAYRVQIMDATLFVRSAKLNPTLTMSHAKELERGVTAKYPIRRVDVKSFSIPQGNLSFVRESLFTGQIPRRIIFGLVDNTAYNGAYAKNPYFFKHFNLNYLALHCNGETIPWKPLRPRFEEADAQPTVQGHIMAYQTLFQGTSNLHKDRGVQIAREDYAGGYTLFAFDLSPDASDDAHLNLLRNGSVRLELQFQVPLPNTVNLVVYAEWDSMLEITKSRSIVIDYDH, via the coding sequence ATGTCTCTCGTCAGTAATCACTCCTGCCCCTGTTCTAAAACCGAAACGGATCTATTCAGCGTTCCACCGACTCAGACCGATATACTAAGCAGTCAATTTCTCGAATATAAACCGTTGAACGCCGTGACGTCGGATGGACCGTTGGAATTTACGGTACCGGGATCTCCGGATGGTTACTTGGATCTCTCGCAAACTCAACTGTATGTCAGGGCAAAAATCACGTTACCCGATGGAGCCGATATACCGCAAGACGCCCCGGTTGGACCTACGAACCTGTTTTTGCATTCGATGTTCAACCAGGTGGACGTCCACTTGAACGATAGAATGGTCAGCGTCGCTTCCAACACTTACGCCTATCGCGCCATGATAGAAACTCTGCTCACTTACGGATCGGACGCTACGAAATCGCACTTGACATCGTCGCTCTTCTACAAAGATACCCCTTACAAGATGGACATCTGCGACCCCGCGCTAATAGACGATGAAGCTAACGTCGGACTGAAGAAACGCGCTCGGTTTACCCATAATAGTCGCGTGGTGGATATGGTCGGGATGATTCATTCGGACATTTTCTGTCAGGAAAAGTTTCTATTGGGAGGCGTAGATCTTAAACTCAAACTTCACAGGAGCAAAAACGAATTCTGCCTACTGAGGGGTATCAGACCTCAAATTCAACAACCAGCGTACAGAGTGCAGATCATGGACGCCACTCTCTTCGTAAGGAGCGCTAAACTGAATCCTACATTGACCATGTCTCACGCCAAAGAGTTGGAACGCGGAGTCACCGCCAAGTACCCTATTCGTCGCGTAGACGTCAAGAGCTTTTCGATCCCGCAAGGTAATCTCTCCTTTGTCCGCGAAAGCTTGTTTACGGGACAGATACCCAGACGTATCATCTTTGGACTCGTTGATAATACCGCCTACAACGGAGCGTACGCCAAGAACCCGTATTTCTTCAAACATTTCAACTTAAACTACCTCGCCCTACATTGCAACGGAGAAACCATTCCGTGGAAACCCCTCAGACCGCGTTTCGAAGAAGCCGACGCTCAACCTACCGTTCAAGGACATATAATGGCTTATCAGACGTTGTTTCAAGGCACAAGCAACCTGCACAAGGACCGAGGCGTACAGATAGCCAGAGAAGATTACGCAGGCGGATACACTCTGTTCGCCTTTGATCTATCGCCGGATGCGTCCGACGACGCTCACCTCAACCTTTTACGCAACGGATCGGTTCGTCTCGAATTACAATTCCAAGTACCCCTTCCTAACACGGTCAATCTGGTCGTCTACGCCGAGTGGGATTCCATGCTGGAAATTACCAAATCTCGCAGCATCGTCATCGATTACGACCATTAA